A stretch of the Osmerus eperlanus chromosome 10, fOsmEpe2.1, whole genome shotgun sequence genome encodes the following:
- the mafa gene encoding transcription factor Maf — translation MASELAMSNSDLPTSPLAMEYVNDFDLMKFEVKKEPVEPDRSISQCSRLIAGGSLSSTPMSTPCSSVPPSPSFSAPSPGSGSEQKAHLEDFYWMSGYQQQLNPEALGFSPEDAVEALINSSHQLQSFDGYARGQQFTGGAGAGGTMAGEEMGSAAAVVSAVIAAAAAQNVGPHHHHHHHHGAGHHQAPGVQSNGNSGGNHPHMHLDDRFSDDQLVSMSVRELNRQLRGVSKEEVIRLKQKRRTLKNRGYAQSCRYKRVQQRHVLEGEKTQLIQQVDHLKQEITRLVRERDAYKEKYEKLISNGFRENGSSSDNNPSSPEFFM, via the coding sequence ATGGCATCAGAGCTGGCAATGAGCAACTCCGACCTGCCCACCAGTCCCCTGGCCATGGAATATGTTAATGACTTCGATCTGATGAAGTTTGAAGTGAAAAAGGAGCCGGTGGAGCCTGATCGCAGCATCAGCCAGTGCAGCCGCCTGATCGCCGGGGGATCCTTGTCTTCCACCCCGATGAGCACGCCTTGCAGCTCGGTGCCCCCTTCTCCAAGCTTCTCGGCGCCCAGTCCGGGCTCGGGGAGCGAACAGAAGGCACACTTGGAGGATTTCTACTGGATGTCCGGTTATCAACAGCAGTTGAATCCAGAGGCGCTGGGCTTTAGCCCCGAAGACGCGGTCGAGGCGCTGATCAACAGCAGTCACCAGCTCCAGTCATTCGATGGCTATGCTAGAGGGCAGCAGTTTACCGGCGGAGCCGGAGCAGGAGGCACCATGGCCGGGGAGGAGATGGGCTCCGCCGCGGCGGTGGTGTCTGCAGTTATCGCTGCCGCAGCCGCCCAGAACGTGGgtccccatcaccaccaccatcaccaccacggCGCCGGTCACCACCAAGCTCCCGGGGTGCAGTCCAACGGCAACTCGGGGGGAAATCACCCACACATGCATTTGGATGACCGGTTTTCAGACGATCAGCTCGTGAGCATGTCGGTGCGGGAGCTCAACCGGCAGCTACGGGGGGTCAGCAAGGAAGAAGTAATCAGGCTGAAACAGAAGAGGAGGACGCTGAAGAACAGAGGCTATGCCCAGTCCTGCCGCTACAAGCGGGTCCAGCAGAGACacgtcctggagggagagaagacgcAACTCATCCAGCAGGTCGACCACCTCAAGCAGGAGATCACCAGGCTAGTCCGGGAGAGGGATGCGTATAAAGAAAAATACGAAAAGCTGATCAGCAACGGCTTCCGAGAAAATGGGTCGAGCAGTGACAACAACCCTTCCTCTCCGGAGTTTTTCATGTGA